From a region of the Candidatus Jettenia caeni genome:
- a CDS encoding adenylate kinase: MRIVFLGPPGAGKGTQAQNISKEKKVPHISSGNLLREAVEIGTDTGIKARYYIEKGLLVPDQIVVDIIKDRILKNDCTNGFILDGFPRTLSQAKVLDEMLKELGNKLDLVFHFAVSKESIVLRLSGRRICGSCGSNYHVTYVPSTRDGFCDKCGGFLNQRADDKPETVLERLRVYREQTEDLIAYYRKNGILKEIQSDARIEVITKNILDTIDTLSEKKYLALE, from the coding sequence ATGAGGATCGTCTTTCTTGGACCTCCGGGAGCTGGTAAAGGAACTCAGGCACAAAATATTTCTAAAGAGAAGAAGGTGCCCCATATATCTTCCGGAAATTTGTTAAGAGAAGCTGTGGAGATAGGTACCGATACAGGTATAAAAGCACGGTATTATATTGAGAAGGGGTTGTTGGTACCTGACCAGATCGTCGTTGATATTATTAAAGATCGTATTTTGAAAAATGATTGCACAAACGGATTTATTTTAGACGGATTCCCAAGAACTTTATCTCAAGCAAAAGTGTTAGATGAAATGTTAAAAGAACTTGGAAACAAACTAGATCTCGTTTTTCATTTTGCCGTCTCCAAAGAAAGCATTGTCCTTCGTCTATCTGGGAGAAGAATTTGCGGTAGTTGTGGCTCAAATTATCATGTAACGTACGTTCCGTCGACAAGAGATGGATTTTGTGATAAATGCGGTGGTTTTCTCAATCAGCGAGCAGATGATAAACCTGAAACGGTGCTAGAAAGATTAAGGGTTTACCGTGAACAAACTGAGGATTTGATAGCTTATTATAGGAAGAATGGTATCTTAAAAGAGATTCAAAGCGACGCACGTATAGAAGTAATTACAAAAAATATATTAGATACTATTGATACTTTGTCT